Proteins found in one Malassezia vespertilionis chromosome 5, complete sequence genomic segment:
- the nob1 gene encoding 20S-pre-rRNA D-site endonuclease nob1 (BUSCO:EOG092620U5; COG:O; EggNog:ENOG503NXKN), with protein MAEDGHGRVPHIKALVLDAAPLLTQARIAGLANKYYIPPSVLAELRDVRARDYLQHLQATGQIELEVRAPGAEALRCAIDFAKQTGDYAVLSAPDVHVLALTYALEVEMHGTWHVRDVVGGKTGQQQYEAKRLAEKGERKGAADSAVQKTDATLEKDSATQPDTDGFTVVDAAHGFDPSPKPAQAIAPSPVPLPDEEDNEQIGGEWITPTNITKHKNKALGLVVDESVLQTTEPRPGRRRRGRDSKRSGLKNMSVACMTADFAVQNALLQMGLNLVSTDGMQIERVKSWVLRCHACYKICKDPERKFCPSCGGATLLRTSVTTGTDGDAGMQVHLKPNFQYKNRGTRYSLPLPQPGSSSGGRPSGSSKNPKTGVPILREDQPEWQRGLAKQRIQQNKEERELQKSLAQGKDSLSAWYADPDWMPEMLMGRQRNANNDLPALGIGRKNPNERRRRKK; from the exons ATGGCCGAAGACGGACATGGGAGAGTGCCGCACATCAAGGCGCTCGTGttggatgctgcgccgctgctgaCACAGGCACGCATAGCAGGGCTTGCAAACAAATACTATATTCCTCCGTCCGTCCTCGCGGAATTGCGCgatgtgcgtgcgcgcgactATTTGCAGCACTTGCAGGCGACAGGGCAAATCGAGCTCGAGGTGCGTGCACCGGGtgcggaagcgctgcgctgtgcgaTCGACTTTGCGAAACAAACAGGAGACTATGCGGTGCTATCTGCTCCTGATGTACACGTTCTTGCATTGACTTACGCTTTGGAGGTAGAGATGCATGGGACGTggcatgtgcgcgatgtTGTCGGTGGGAAGACGGGGCAGCAGCAGTATGAGGCAAAGCGGCTGGCAGAGAAGGGAGAGAGAAAAGGTGCTGCGGACAGTGCAGTGCAAAAGACGGACGCCACGCTTGAAAAGGATAGTGCGACGCAGCCGGACACGGACGGATTTACGGTTgtcgatgcggcgcatggattTGATCCAAGCCCAAAACCTGCCCAAGCGATTGCACCCTCTCCAGTACCACTCCCTGACGAGGAAGACAACGAGCAAATCGGCGGCGAATGGATCACGCCGACCAACATCACCAAGCACAAGAACAAGGCACTGGGGCTGGTTGTCGACGAGTCCGTCTTGCAAACGACAGAGCCAAGGCCGGGACGCCGTCGCCGTGGGCGCGacagcaagcgcagcggGCTGAAGAACATGTCCGTCGCATGCATGACGGCAGATTTTGCCGTGCAaaacgcgctgctccagATGGGGCTCAATTTGGTCAGCACAGACGGGATGCAAATCGAGCGCGTCAAGAGCTGGGTCCTGCGCTGCCACGCATGCTACAA GATCTGCAAGGATCCGGAACGCAAGTTCTGCCCATCGTGTGGTGGGGCGACATTGCTCCGCACGTCCGTGACGACAGGCACAGACGGCGATGCAGGGATGCAGGTGCACTTGAAACCAAACTTTCAGTACAAAAATCGCGGCACGCGCTACTCGCTTCCGCTCCCGCAGCCGGGAAGCTCTTCCGGAGGTCGGCCAAGCGGCTCAAGCAAGAACCCAAAAACAGGAGTTCCCATTCTGCGCGAGGACCAGCCGGAATGGCAGCGTGGACTCGCAAAGCAGCGTATTCAGCAGAACAAGGAAGAACGCGAGCTCCAGAAGAGCTTGGCACAAGGCAAGGACTCGTTGTCTGCATGGTACGCCGACCCGGACTGGATGCCGGAAATGCTCATGGGACGACAGAGGAATGCTAACAATGACTTGCCGGCACTCGGTATCGGGCGAAAAAATCCGAACGAGCGCCGGCGACGGAAGAAGTAA
- a CDS encoding uncharacterized protein (EggNog:ENOG503P2XX; COG:W; BUSCO:EOG09265I60), with protein MSTTVDIDPTLLQELRTFRLKKSSSKTAAAVVKIDKKKLLMVMDEIYDSTTLDELVEELPEHSPRFIVLSYELHHEHGRISYPLVLINWAPASSSIELATLYASALQNFSVHADVGKVIDIRDGELSDTILRERLGVR; from the exons ATGTCGACAACGGTGGACATTGATCCCACGTTACtgcaggagctgcgcacctTCCGACTGAAGAAGAGCAGCTCTAAAACGGCAGCTGCCGTTGTTAAGATCGACAAGAAAAAGCTACTGATGGTAATGGACGAGATATACGATTCCACCACGCTCGatgagctcgtcgaggagctgcCAGAGCACTCGCCGCGGTTTATCGTGCTCAGCTACGAACTGCACCATGAGCATGGACGGATATCCTAT CCATTGGTTCTCATCAA CTGGGCCCCTGCATCTTCCAGTATCGAGCTTGCTACACTGTATGCATCGGCTTTACAAAACTTTAGCGTACACGCGGACGTTGGAAAGGTGATCGATATCCGTGATGGCGAGCTCTCCGACACCATCCTTCGCGAGCGGCTCGGTGTGCGCTAA
- a CDS encoding uncharacterized protein (COG:K; EggNog:ENOG503NW3J), translating into MEQRANRARNALLSGAPDAGTNGAPGWPNEQWSTSAILELAYDASDPSARPAAVPSESTEREPNASRPALGGDNGIVDTISSALENSGPLFTLDDRGKRRAIHDASPSKRVRAHDSLDVESRHGIDPALDVREDAYAGPFDAVHTLGSQFVAHDAGLPFDIAPRYDEAAANTVMQVATPADAQITQRRLQRRDDTGKKLKPTQEKARAAFVTAHAGQTYEQMVLERAYSSDRLYWLKEAYGLSWRTGRWSQEEEDLATAALDKFCKHYKLSPAALDELIWHRKPEQKHLHEELWKHIALSVGTRPNYAVRMHIKSMRKDVVRGGNWSASEVEALAAAVAELGRQWEKIGARLGRSGNVCKHYWREQMQNSHPASIPLGAFRPEEEVALRRAVLECCERVGCRPDGPNLPWTLIHERLGPSTRRISVLSRKWRGMLSAERRNLEDQNARWYAPHDDHILIQRIRAQGKLHVADVEFDKLATDDWQWPTYVVKKHWTVMYRKRAPPDFQGTLDELLDMLDSRVPSPNEYKLLASGRRPAKSPPIESYTDAGP; encoded by the coding sequence ATGGAACAGCGCGCGAACCGCGCAAGaaatgcgctgctttcgGGAGCGCCCGATGCGGGCACGAATGGGGCGCCTGGGTGGCCAAATGAACAATGGAGCACATCCGCGATTCTCGAACTTGCGTACGACGCTTCCGAtcccagcgcacgcccagcgGCTGTGCCGTCAGAATCCACAGAGCGCGAACCAAATGCAAGCCGGCCCGCGCTTGGAGGAGATAATGGAATTGTAGATACGATTTCGAGTGCGCTTGAAAATTCTGGTCCTTTGTTTACGCTGGACGATCGTGGGAAACGCCGCGCTATACACGATGCATCGCCGTCGAAacgcgtgcgcgcacatGATTCGCTGGATGTAGAGTCTCGCCACGGCATTGATCCAGCTTTGGATGTGCGAGAGGATGCGTATGCAGGCCCATTTGATGCCGTGCACACGCTGGGGTCGCAGTTTGTTGCACATGATGCTGGTTTGCCCTTCGATATTGCGCCACGGTACGACGAAGCAGCGGCCAACACTGTAATGCAAGTAGCGACACCCGCCGATGCCCAGATAACCCAGCGACGGCTTCAACGACGCGACGACACAGGCAAAAAGCTGAAACCCACACAGGAAaaagcacgcgcagcatttGTCACTGCACACGCTGGACAGACGTACGAGCAAATGGTGCTAGAGCGCGCGTACTCGAGCGACCGTCTCTATTGGCTAAAGGAAGCCTATGGACTATCTTGGCGGACAGGGAGATGGAGccaggaagaagaggatTTGGcgaccgcggcgctggacaagtTTTGCAAGCACTACAAACTCTCGCCCGCGGCGCTAGACGAGCTAATATGGCACCGCAAGCCAGAGCAGAAGCATTTGCACGAGGAGCTTTGGAAGCACATTGCACTATCCGTAGGCACGCGCCCGAATTATGCCGTGCGCATGCACATCAAATCCATGCGCAAGGACGTAGTCCGCGGCGGGAATTGGTCGGCCAGCGaggtcgaggcgctcgctgccGCAGTGGCCGAGTTGGGCCGCCAGTGGGAAAAgattggcgcgcgccttggccgcTCGGGCAATGTTTGCAAGCACTATTGGCGTGAGCAGATGCAAAACAGCCACCCGGCCAGCATACCGCTCGGCGCTTTTCGGCCTGAGGAAGAGGTTGCattgcgccgtgccgtgCTTGAGTGTTGCGAAAGGGTGGGCTGTCGTCCCGACGGCCCGAACCTGCCCTGGACCTTGATCCACGAACGGCTGGGCCCCTCGACGCGGCGGATCAGCGTCTTGAGCCGCAAGTGGCGCGGAATGCTGAGCGCCGAACGCCGCAATTTAGAGGACCAGAATGCGCGATGGTATGCTCCGCACGACGACCATATCTTGATCCAACGGATCCGTGCACAAGGCAAGCTGCATGTGGCCGATGTTGAGTTTGACAAGCTCGCCACGGACGACTGGCAATGGCCCACGTACGTGGTCAAGAAGCATTGGACTGTAATGTACCGTAAACGCGCCCCGCCAGATTTTCAGGGCACactcgacgagctgctcgataTGCTGGACAGCCGCGTGCCGTCGCCGAACGAGTACAAGTTGCTTGCGTCGGGGCGTCGGCCAGCCAAGTCACCGCCGATAGAGTCCTATACAGACGCAGGTCCTTAG
- a CDS encoding uncharacterized protein (COG:S; EggNog:ENOG503NXG9) — MSLLSKQATSLVRAPALRNVRLIASLSGLARARMPVRNALGNINFVTALIDPSKERAEKVLETKRNSFVLSAYKDTVVYPSAQAYIADLKPELHPHVIWVGSPPAYRGSMAPGHDLERVLTDILPGVPLFIEKPVATGPVEDAFEVADMLINSGNLVSVGYMLRYLKVVQKMKQILDENNLEVMSVNAREQTAKLDWWDKSQNPGPIVEQATHFCDLCRYFAGEVDLDSVSAHALEYNEPAGKLSKIPFDESLIKPENRIPRITAATWKFETGAVGSLTHAVALQGHNYSTELDLYADGHMLRLVDPYNNPVLYFRRPGDDHEEIVRYPNDDPFFSEVSNLIDCIEHGPNAAPILSSYEDATKTYALTWAIRMASERSTKKVA, encoded by the exons ATGTCTCTCCTCTCTAAGCAGGCAACAAGCCTAGTCCGTGCtcctgcactgcgcaacGTGAGGCTGATCGCGAGTCTTTCGGGCCTTGCGCGGGCCCGCATGCCCGTGCGTAACGCGCT TGGAAATATTAAC TTTG TAACCGCTCTGATTGACCCCAGCAAAGAGCGTGCAGAAAAGGTGCTTGAGACGAAGCGCAACTCTTTCGTGCTCTCAGCGTACAAAGACACGGTCGTGTATCCCAGCGCACAAGCGTACATTGCCGATCTCAAGCCCGAGCTGCACCCGCACGTTATCTGGGTTGGTTCTCCTCCTGCGTATCGTGGCAGTATGGCTCCCGGTCACGATCTGGAGCGCGTTCTGACCGATATCCTACCCGGCGTGCCACTGTTTATTGAAAAGCCCGTCGCCACAGGCCCTGTTGAGGATGCGTTCGAGGTTGCTGATATGCTTATCAACAGTGGCAACCTTGTGAGTGTTGGCTACATGTTGCGCTACTTGAAAGTCGTGCAAAAGATGAAACAGATCCTTGATGAGAACAACCTAGAGGTGATGTCTGTGAATGCCCG CGAGCAAACTGCGAAACTGGACTGGTGGGACAAATCGCAGAACCCAGGCCCGATTGTCGAACAGGCCACGCATTTCTGCGACCTGTGCCGCTACTTTGCAGGCGAAGTGGACTTGGACTCGGTGTCTGCACATGCACTGGAATACAATGAGCCTGCTGGAAAGCTGAGCAAGATCCCGTTCGACGAATCTTTGATCAAACCCGAGAATCGTATTCCGCGCATCACTGCGGCTACGTGGAAGTTTGAGACGGGCGCCGTCGGTTCTTTGACCCACGCTGTCGCCTTACAAGGGCACAACTACTCTACAGAGCTGGACCTGTATGCGGACGGGCATATGCTTCGTCTCGTGGACCCATACAACAACCCAGTTCTCTACTTCCGCCGTCCCGGCGACGACCACGAGGAAATTGTGCGCTACCCTAACGACGATCCGTTCTTCTCCGAGGTCAGCAACTTGATCGACTGCATCGAGCACGGGCCCAATGCAGCCCCGATTTTGAGCTCGTACGAGGATGCGACCAAGACCTACGCGCTAACCTGGGCGATCCGCATGGCCAGCGAGCGCAGTACAAAGAAGGTGGCGTAG
- a CDS encoding uncharacterized protein (COG:S; EggNog:ENOG503NXG9), whose translation MNEQTPSAEFRVIFLGASQINFGSPEGAWNHSARLEQKLGPRLRVTALVDPDAKRAQEVLDMKRKSIAAGAYKDTQIYPDLEDYVQSVTKDTYPHALWVGTPPAFRGRLESGRNLEAVVVDKLPHVSMFIEKPVSTASVAETWQVSQSICKKKDTIVSVGYMLRYLKVVQKMKQIIQENNLTVTAVNGRYIMAYEYLTKQWWWNKKESLGPIIEQATHFADLARYFGGEVDLATVFAHTVEHHDDAGKLSKIPVAEHEVPPEERIPRVTSATWKYKNGAVGSLMHAVALHDQKFFTEMDVFADGYYMRLVDPYNAPALYVRRPGDEKEEVYKFPGDDPFFSEVNNLVDSIDHGPNAASILSLYDDATKTYAFTWAIRLASEKRTAELQSLAQLPM comes from the coding sequence ATGAACGAGCAGACACCTAGCGCAGAATTTCGGGTGATTTTTCTCGGCGCAAGCCAGATAAATTTTGGCTCCCCCGAAGGTGCATGGAATCATTCTGCGCGACTCGAACAGAAACTCGGCCCGCGCCTGAGAGTCACTGCGCTTGTCGACCCGGACGCGAAACGCGCACAAGAAGTTCTTGACATGAAGCGCAAGTCGATTGCGGCCGGCGCATACAAAGACACACAAATATATCCCGATTTGGAAGACTATGTTCAGAGTGTCACGAAGGATACGTATCCCCACGCGCTGTGGGTCGGCACTCCGCCTGCTTTCCGCGGCAGACTCGAGTCCGGCCGTAACTTGGAAGCCGTCGTGGTGGATAAGCTCCCCCACGTCAGCATGTTTATTGAGAAGCCCGTATCGACTGCATCAGTTGCAGAGACATGGCAAGTATCCCAGAGCATCTGCAAAAAGAAAGACACAATTGTCAGTGTCGGCTACATGCTTCGCTACCTCAAAGTTGTGCAAAAAATGAAGCAAATCATCCAGGAGAACAATCTTACTGTGACGGCCGTAAACGGCCGATATATCATGGCGTACGAGTACCTCACCAAGCAATGGTGGTGGAACAAGAAAGAGAGCTTGGGCCCCATCATTGAGCAGGCTACCCACTTTGCCGATCTTGCGCGCTACTTTGGCGGTGAAGTCGACTTGGCTACTGTATTTGCACACACAGTCGAGCACCACGATGACGCAGGAAAGCTGAGCAAAATCCCTGTGGCCGAGCACGAGGTGCCGCCCGAAGAGCGTATCCCCAGGGTAACGAGTGCTACATGGAAGTACAAGAACGGCGCCGTCGGTTCCTTAATGCATGCCGTTGCATTACACGACCAGAAATTTTTTACCGAGATGGATGTATTTGCCGATGGATACTACATGCGTCTCGTAGATCCATACAACGCGCCTGCGTTGTACGTGCGCCGTCCGGGAGACGAAAAGGAAGAGGTGTACAAGTTTCCCGGCGACGACCCATTCTTCTCCGAGGTCAACAACCTGGTCGACTCTATTGATCACGGTCCCAATGCAGCGTCAATCTTGAGTTTGTACGATGACGCGACCAAGACCTACGCGTTTACCTGGGCGATCCGTCTTGCAAGTGAAAAAAGGACGGCCGAGTTGCAGTCGTTAGCACAACTTCCCATGTAG
- a CDS encoding peroxisome-assembly ATPase (COG:O; EggNog:ENOG503NXX7), translating into MAWHAGMRARPFHTSRSVLALDFYAILRIPRNASKAQVKSQFYKLSKQYHPDVSKSEEGKMSFQQVSEAYATLSNDRKRREYDQKIAFEARGSTAPAYDPGDAMRRRTTANYAWEYTTRMKKEAGKNHTPHGAQQYAPPPQAPGSAAHHFTRMAEREARREEARARSPYSGSSFNPHANPDSFRSWSHRRWGEEGRQAELINPMVRFLQVAAVFGGAVWLSTKILS; encoded by the exons ATGGCGTGGCACGCAGGGATGCGTGCAAGGCCGTTTCACACCTCGCGTTCCGTCTTGGCGCTCGATTTTTATGCGATACTACGTATTCCACGCAATGCATCCAAGGCGCAGGTCAAGAGCCAGTTTTATAAGCTATCGAAGCAGTACCACCCCGACGTGAGCAAGTCTGAAGAAGGCAAGATGTCGTTCCAGCAAGTGAGTGAGGCATACGCCACATTGAGCAACGACAGGAAACG ACGTGAATATGATCAGAAAATAGCATttgaggcgcgcggcagcaccGCCCCGGCGTACGATCCCGGAGacgcgatgcggcgccgcacaacCGCCAACTATGCATGGGAATATACGACACGCATGAAGAAAGAAGCAGGCAAGAACCACACACCGCATGGTGCACAGCAgtatgcaccgccgccacAAGCGCCGgggagcgccgcacaccaTTTCACGCGCAtggccgagcgcgaagcgcggcgcgaagaggCGCGGGCGCGATCGCCGTACAGCGGATCCAGCTTTAACCCCCACGCCAACCCCGATAGTTTCCGTTCCTGGAGTCACCGCCGCTGGGGCGAGGAGGGACGCCAGGCTGAACTGATCAATCCCATGGTGCGCTTCCTCCAAGTGGCAGCCGTCTTTGGTGGCGCCGTGTGGCTGAGCACCAAGATACTCAGTTAA
- the MCA1 gene encoding Ca(2+)-dependent cysteine protease (MEROPS:MER0114503; COG:D; COG:O; EggNog:ENOG503NW3X), which translates to MYGNNGAPQGHGYSQRGTPDMVPQGPPRGKRKALLIGINYNGKRSQLSGCINDAHNMANFIARFGGYSRDDMVILTDQPGVNMRSVPTRENMTAAMNWLVHDAAPGDALFFHYSGHGGQERAVEPDEEDGYNETILPLDYDRAGQIPDDELHARMVRPLPVGCRLTALFDSCHSGTALDLPYVYSTSGNVKETKVSVNVGKGILGAAMNYARGDIGGMVSGLFTTFKSATVNNNAAEYTRQTRSSGADVIMLSGCKDSQTSADATEAGKATGAMSWAFIKVLSEYRNLSYLQLLNATRDALAMKYSQKPQMSTSHPVDLNYQFPVEYVYALYNFGAENPDEVSFKVGERILVVEKDDAYGDGWFQGTNARGETGLFPFSYTTYDELAAQRMREANAAQASSVHTEPRSAVSESAGEQAPIVPTVAMAATTIQSDAAPDEEGVMRSTMADIDNAITELHSADTSAPEGDVEDEEREGEHNFAARAKARAALARNARESLMLASQEQRGPWTGRDTYEDGQNRPSFVTGAHMSMGSMPGVTPLAYLEMSDESEDEGEGEVIKSATPPPTHAKNSQMDTLPEERPYEATQTVWAAPSIDNSIQPTDGGVDASSLRRSAVVVATIGTPSNKAVVPVTPTGNERGSQFGTPDMTPDESRTLPGGFVFSPTSSTRRQLSPSVEDEMANALEPRAPGTTVEPAAPVTPVEPVAPVTPVTPVTPVTPVEPVIPPVVPAVPREYALPMETRTAPAPPIEVVPAIDMRPAQPPIEAAPSMANVAPLATLPRIPPTTKKSDPTQWTVEEVVAWAESKGYDSFILEKLAEHEISGDALLAMDINLLKEIDITAFGRRFHLMNGIKELGALSGASAHAYDALQTPPTSSSPVAVPEPEIPRDSTSASLWEPTMQPQRLASVVPLHMQSAPPVQTHFGGLAEPMASPMSLAPVAQANVPYLPATRGTTALPMAQRSYTPELASPSVPSTPSFPPVQSAVPQPIQTTPAQLMERKPRIAPPVPQPTLAAPPATQSTPAKSPNRVSVLKPFSAGRRSQLLSMGGIFARKSPRDPGTDVFSSPRKEQISLPTSNNRFETPLPMDKMRVDKAYAEVQPTISTSVIAKIGPVDMQGWIKKKGERYNTWNTRYLALKDHDVFILRDANAVKVKGHINMQGYKLVADEHTNPGKYGFKIVHESQRTHYFSMDDPTVLRLWMKAMMKASIDRDHSQPVISSYSNATISLEEARRRKPRPPSPNSRLRLQREYGQSNRENHAAMEQDALMGLEHGNAT; encoded by the exons ATGTACGGGAAtaacggcgcgccgcaaggtCATGGCTATTCACAGCGAGGCACGCCTGACATGGTGCCGCAGGGTCCACCCCGTGGTAAGCGCAAGGCATTGTTGATTGGGATCAACTACAATGGCAAGCGCAGTCAGCTGAGTGGGTGTATTAACGACGCACACAATATGGCCAACTTTATCGCGCGGTTCGGAGGATATAGCCGCGACGATATGGTGATCCTTACGGATCAGCCTGGTGTGAATATGCGATCGGTGCCGACGCGTGAAAACATG ACTGCGGCGATGAACTGGCTGGTGCACGATGCTGCCCCTGGCGACGCGCTTTTCTTCCACTACTCTGGCCACGGCGGCCAGGAGCGCGCTGTCGAGCCGGATGAGGAGGATGGGTACAACGAGACGATCCTGCCGTTGGATTATGACCGCGCCGGTCAGATTCCCGACGAC GAACTGCACGCGCGAATGGTGCGGCCACTGCCTGTTGGCTGCCGTCTTACCGCTCTGTTTGA CTCGTGTCACTCTGGTACCGCGCTGGATCTGCCCTACGTGTACAGCACCTCGGGCAATGTGAAGGAGACAAAAGTATCTGTGAATGTCGGCAAAGGCATTCTTGGTGCGGCGATGAACTATGCGCGCGGTGATATCGGTGGCATGGTGTCGGGCCTTTTTACCACGTTCAAGTCTGCCACTGTGAACAACAACGCCGCGGAGTACACGCGCCAGACGCGTTCCTCCGGCGCAGACGTCATCATGCTCTCGGGATGCAAAGACAGCCAAACGAGTGCAGACGCAACCGAGGCCGGCAAGGCCACGGGTGCGATGAGCTGGGCGTTTATTAAAGTCCTCTCCGAGTACAGGAACCTGTCCTACTTGCAACTGCTCAACGCTACTCG TGATGCGCTTGCGATGAAATACTCGCAAAAGCCACAAATGAGCACGTCGCACCCCGTCGACCTCAACTATCAGTTT CCGGTGGAATACGTCTATGCACTCTATAATTTTGGTGCAGAGAACCCCGACGAAGTAAGCTTTAAAGTAGGAGAGCGCATCTTGGTCGTCGAGAAAGACGATGCATACGGAGATGGCTGGTTCCAAGGGaccaatgcgcgcggcgagacGGGCCTTTTTCCCTTCTCCTACACGACCTATGACGAGCTCGCCGCACAAAGGATGCGCGAGGCAAACGCTGCACAGGCTTCCAGCGTGCATACGGAGCCGCGTAGCGCTGTTTCGGAAAGCGCCGGAGAACAGGCACCGATTGTGCCGACGGTTGCCATGGCTGCCACAACGATCCAGAGCGATGCCGCGCCCGACGAGGAAGGTGTGATGCGCTCCACAATGGCAGATATTGACAATGCGATCACGGAGCTGCATTCCGCTGACACCTCGGCGCCCGAGGGCGATGTtgaggacgaggagcgcgaaggCGAGCACAactttgcggcgcgcgccaaagcccGCGCTGCGCTAGCTAGGAATGCCCGTGAGAGTCTCATGCTTGCATCCCAGGAACAGCGTGGACCTTGGACTGGCCGTGATACGTATGAAGATGGGCAGAATCGCCCCAGCTTTGTAACAGGGGCGCATATGAGCATGGGGAGCATGCCTGGTGTCACTCCGCTGGCGTACCTCGAAATGAGCGACGAGAGCGAGGACGAAGGCGAGGGGGAAGTGATTAAATCGGCTACGCCCCCTCCAACGCACGCGAAAAACTCGCAGATGGATACGCTTCCCGAGGAGCGCCCGTATGAAGCGACGCAGACTGTGTgggcagcgccgagcatcgACAATTCTATCCAGCCTACGGATGGTGGTGTAGATGCAAGCTCTTTGCGTCGCTCTGCGGTTGTCGTCGCCACGATCGGTACGCCCAGCAACAAGGCTGTTGTGCCAGTGACGCCGACAGGCAATGAGCGTGGGAGCCAGTTTGGCACGCCTGACATGACGCCCGACGAATCGAGAACCTTGCCGGGCGGTTTTGTCTTTTCCCCGACGTCCTCGACGCGGAGGCAGCTGTCACCGAGCGTGGAGGACGAAATGGCGAATGCGCTTGAGCCTCGTGCGCCTGGGACGACTGTCGagcctgctgcgcctgtgACGCCTGTCGAGCCTGTTGCACCTGTGACGCCTGTGACGCCTGTGACGCCTGTGACGCCTGTTGAGCCCGTTATTCCGCCCGTCGTCCCGGCCGTCCCGAGAGAGTATGCCCTCCCCATGGAGACGCGCACTGCACCTGCTCCCCCCATCGAAGTGGTCCCAGCCATCGATatgcgcccagcgcaacCGCCCATCGAAGCTGCGCCGTCCATGGCCAATGTAGCACCGCTGGCTACTTTGCCCCGTATCCCTCCAACAACCAAAAAGAGCGACCCCACCCAGTGGACGGTAGAAGAAGTTGTTGCGTGGGCCGAAAGCAAAGGCTACGACTCGTTTATTTTGGAAAAGCTAGCCGAGCATGAAATcagcggcgatgcattgcTTGCCATGGATATCAACCTTCTGAAAGAAATTGATATCACTGCCTTTGGCCGTCGATTCCACCTCATGAATGGAATCAAGGAGCTTGGTGCTCTCTCAGGAGCTTCAGCACACGCGTACGATGCACTACAAACTCCGCCgacgtcgtcgtcgcctGTTGCCGTGCCGGAGCCTGAAATCCCGCGCGACTCTACCTCGGCGTCTTTGTGGGAGCCGACGATGCAGCCACAGCGCTTGGCAAGCGTTGTGCCGCTGCATATGCagtctgcgccgccagTGCAGACCCACTTTGGTGGCCTGGCCGAGCCCATGGCCAGTCCAATGAGCCTGGCGCCTGTAGCACAGGCCAACGTGCCCTATTTGCCAGCCACACGCGGCACAACAGCGCTGCCCATGGCCCAGCGCTCGTATACGCCCGAGCTTGCCTCTCCTTCGGTACCCTCCACGCCGTCGTTTCCCCCGGTGCAGTCCGCTGTGCCCCAGCCTATCCAAACGACGCCAGCCCAACTCATGGAACGCAAACCGCggattgcgccgcccgtgccCCAGCccacgctcgccgcgccgcctgcgaCGCAGAGCACGCCTGCCAAGTCGCCCAACCGTGTCAGTGTTCTCAAGCCATTTAGTGCTGGCCGTCGTTCGCAGCTGCTCAGTATGGGCGGcatctttgcgcgcaaatcccCCCGCGATCCCGGCACAGATGTCTTTTCGTCCCCCAGGAAAGAGCAAATTTCGCTGCCCACCTCAAACAATCGATTCGAGACGCCGCTGCCCATGGACAAGATGCGTGTAGACAAGGCATATGCAGAGGTGCAGCCCACCATATCGACGAGTGTCATTGCCAAGATTGGTCCGGTTGACATGCAAGGCTGGATCAAGAAGAAGGGCGAGCGGTATAATACGTGGAACACGCGCTATCTCGCGCTCAAAGACCACGATGTGTTTATTTTGCGCGATGCCAACGCGGTAAAAGTCAAGGGCCACATCAATATGCAGGGCTACAAGCTCGTTGCGGATGAGCATACCAACCCCGGCAAGTACGGCTTCAAAATTGTACATGAAAGCCAGCGTACGCACTACTTTAGCATGGACGACCCCACGGTCCTACGGCTGTGGATGAAGGCGATGATGAAAGCGTCCATCGATCGCGACCACTCGCAGCCCGTCATCTCCTCGTACAGTAACGCGACTATTTCTCTGGAGGAGGCGCGCCGTAGGAAACCGAGGCCGCCAAGCCCCAACAGTCGCttgcgtttgcagcgcgagtATGGCCAGAGCAACCGGGAGAACCACGCGGCTATGGAACAGGATGCGCTCATGGGATTAGAACATGGAAATGCTACGTAG